Proteins from one Chitinophaga oryzae genomic window:
- a CDS encoding TonB-dependent receptor, with protein sequence MKLTAFLLTVVALNIYATGNSQTVTVACRNMPLQQVFSVIKQQTGFVFFYRNQDLSDMRPVSADIREQPLRTALARILQDKPLIFDIEGNTIVISRKVAAPETKAEQPDLAPPVDVQGRVVDKHGDPVPGVTIRVKGSSLAAITDRAGFFVLRNADAKAELLVSCVGFEPRTVSLGGKTQLVIQLSAKVDDLNQYVVVGYGSTKRKDLTGSVASVNVDEVKNVPFASIDQALSGKAAGVQVTQADGSPGGVAKIRIRGGTSLLGGNDPLYIIDGVQVTIQNRYIQNQAEVVNPIERAGSDDPNNSVNGSFTRGLNSLAGLNINDIESIDILKDASATAIYGSKAANGVIIITTKKGKLNQKPVLEANYYTGVSQPIKEKLLNAQQYVELLQEAAKTKNAVRAAAGEDPDPTATNIINNPQSLGTANTDWLKLVLRNAIAHNADISVRGGGAGSRYYTSLAYTKQEGVLQGTDFSRIAGKISLDNEITSRLRIITNLDYGFTKNNITNGVYPAAMYAPPTLPAFNPDGSPYQFLGSQIGGYDYQGFQNPMVLLDGINTGKTASLIGSLSGDYDVLKNLKFRSTLSVNYNNFHQQNYVPSTAVIASESGVSSSNGGTASQGQTEDVNVFVENTLTWDKQFNENHRLNLLGGTSWQKFRFNSFSASGQGFPDDKYLNNISSAAITLPATGTSGQNSLLSFYMRANYALKEKYLLTFTGRSDASSKFPSNNRVGYFPSGGAAWRISEEPFMKKAEWVNELKLRVSAGYTGTQNFGDHLYYTLYTPGSYGGVNALVPSQLGNSKIKWESTLQKDLGLDFELFGSRLRGVIGYYEKITTGLLLSTQLAPSSSYGSVISNIATISNKGLEIDLRTDFIKHRHFQWTGALNVSGNRSRVEDINNDFSDPNDPGATYLSANAVVRKGEPLGLFYGYKQTGIIRDQKQLEDYSKVFTYAQYMAPYLGIGDAMYEIATEGIDKGFYKRDVIGQAQPDFYGGFTNTFTYKNFSLITLLTFSYGGQLLYLADIQNKNFESFANRGARILGRWTPENPSADRPRLILGEYGTTTSTAEVYDASYLKLKSITITYQLPAPAANKMHVRDASVYASATNLFTITKYPGPDPEVSNNPYSLINGSSDVSTFPTVKQFNVGLRFGF encoded by the coding sequence ATGAAATTGACCGCGTTTTTATTAACGGTGGTGGCGCTCAACATCTACGCCACCGGGAATTCCCAGACCGTTACCGTGGCATGCAGGAACATGCCGCTACAGCAGGTGTTCAGTGTTATTAAACAACAGACGGGATTCGTGTTCTTTTACCGGAACCAGGACTTGTCGGACATGCGTCCGGTCTCGGCAGACATCCGCGAACAGCCGCTGCGCACCGCGCTGGCCAGGATATTGCAGGACAAGCCCCTTATTTTTGACATTGAAGGCAATACCATCGTCATTTCCCGGAAAGTGGCCGCCCCCGAAACAAAAGCGGAACAGCCGGACCTGGCGCCGCCGGTAGACGTACAGGGCAGGGTGGTGGACAAACACGGCGATCCTGTGCCCGGTGTTACCATCCGCGTGAAAGGCAGCAGCCTGGCCGCCATCACAGACCGCGCCGGGTTCTTTGTGCTGCGCAATGCCGACGCAAAAGCGGAACTGCTCGTGTCCTGCGTGGGATTCGAGCCCCGTACTGTCTCCCTCGGCGGAAAAACCCAACTGGTAATACAACTCAGCGCCAAAGTGGATGACCTCAACCAGTACGTGGTAGTGGGTTACGGCAGCACTAAAAGGAAAGACCTGACCGGCTCCGTGGCTTCGGTGAACGTGGACGAAGTGAAGAACGTACCCTTCGCCAGCATCGACCAGGCGCTGTCCGGTAAAGCCGCCGGCGTACAGGTAACACAAGCCGACGGCTCGCCCGGCGGTGTGGCCAAGATCCGCATTCGTGGCGGCACCTCGCTGCTGGGCGGCAACGATCCGCTGTATATCATCGACGGCGTACAGGTCACCATCCAGAACCGCTACATCCAAAACCAGGCAGAAGTGGTGAACCCCATCGAAAGAGCCGGCAGCGACGATCCCAACAACTCGGTCAACGGATCGTTTACCCGCGGGCTCAACAGCCTCGCCGGCCTGAACATCAACGATATCGAATCCATCGATATCCTGAAAGACGCTTCCGCCACCGCCATCTATGGCTCCAAGGCAGCCAACGGCGTTATCATCATCACCACCAAAAAAGGAAAACTGAACCAGAAGCCGGTGCTGGAAGCCAACTACTACACCGGCGTGAGCCAGCCTATCAAAGAGAAGCTACTGAACGCACAGCAATATGTGGAGCTGCTGCAGGAAGCCGCGAAGACCAAAAACGCCGTCAGGGCTGCTGCCGGTGAAGATCCCGATCCCACTGCTACCAATATCATCAACAATCCGCAAAGCTTGGGGACCGCTAATACCGACTGGCTGAAGCTGGTACTGCGGAATGCTATTGCCCACAATGCCGACATCTCCGTACGCGGCGGCGGCGCCGGTTCCCGCTATTATACCTCCCTCGCCTATACGAAACAGGAAGGCGTACTGCAAGGCACCGACTTCTCCCGTATTGCGGGTAAAATCAGTCTCGATAATGAAATCACCAGCAGGCTCCGTATCATCACCAACCTGGATTATGGTTTCACCAAAAACAATATCACCAACGGTGTCTATCCGGCTGCTATGTACGCCCCGCCTACATTGCCGGCGTTTAATCCCGACGGATCGCCCTACCAGTTCCTCGGATCGCAGATTGGCGGCTACGACTACCAGGGATTTCAGAACCCTATGGTACTACTGGATGGTATCAACACCGGCAAAACCGCTTCGCTGATCGGTTCCCTGTCCGGTGATTACGATGTGCTGAAAAACCTGAAGTTCAGAAGTACGTTGTCTGTTAACTATAATAACTTCCACCAGCAGAACTACGTTCCCAGCACGGCGGTGATCGCATCAGAGAGCGGTGTCAGCAGTTCCAACGGCGGTACTGCCTCCCAGGGGCAGACAGAAGACGTGAACGTGTTCGTCGAAAACACCCTTACCTGGGACAAGCAGTTCAATGAAAACCACCGGTTGAACCTCCTGGGCGGTACCTCCTGGCAGAAATTCCGTTTCAACTCTTTCTCCGCGAGTGGTCAGGGGTTTCCGGACGATAAATACCTGAACAATATCTCTTCTGCGGCCATCACTTTACCGGCCACCGGTACTTCCGGCCAGAATTCACTGCTCAGTTTTTATATGCGCGCCAACTATGCGCTCAAAGAAAAATACCTGTTGACTTTTACGGGTCGTTCGGACGCTTCTTCCAAATTCCCGTCAAATAACCGGGTGGGCTATTTCCCCTCCGGCGGTGCCGCATGGCGTATTTCAGAAGAGCCTTTCATGAAAAAGGCCGAATGGGTGAATGAACTGAAACTTCGTGTGAGCGCCGGTTATACCGGTACGCAGAACTTCGGTGACCATCTTTATTATACGTTGTATACGCCGGGTTCTTATGGCGGTGTGAATGCTTTGGTGCCTTCGCAGCTGGGGAATAGTAAGATCAAGTGGGAGTCCACCCTGCAGAAAGACCTCGGGTTGGATTTCGAATTATTCGGTTCCCGCCTGCGCGGCGTGATTGGTTATTATGAGAAGATCACCACCGGCTTGTTGTTGTCTACGCAGCTGGCGCCCAGTTCTTCCTACGGCAGTGTGATATCGAATATCGCCACCATCAGCAATAAGGGACTGGAGATAGATCTTCGTACGGATTTCATTAAGCACCGGCATTTTCAGTGGACCGGCGCGCTGAATGTTTCCGGTAACCGCTCCCGCGTGGAAGATATCAACAATGATTTTTCCGATCCGAACGATCCGGGTGCCACCTACCTCAGTGCCAATGCCGTGGTACGCAAAGGAGAACCGCTGGGGCTTTTTTACGGCTACAAACAAACAGGTATTATCCGCGATCAGAAACAGCTGGAAGACTACAGTAAAGTCTTTACCTATGCGCAGTACATGGCGCCCTACCTGGGCATCGGCGATGCCATGTATGAAATTGCCACAGAAGGCATTGATAAAGGGTTTTATAAACGGGATGTCATAGGACAGGCGCAGCCTGATTTCTATGGCGGTTTTACGAATACCTTTACCTATAAGAACTTTAGCCTGATCACGCTGCTGACTTTCTCCTACGGAGGACAGCTGTTATATCTCGCGGACATACAAAACAAAAACTTTGAGAGCTTCGCGAACAGGGGGGCGCGCATTCTCGGTCGCTGGACACCTGAAAACCCTTCTGCCGACAGGCCAAGGCTGATTTTGGGTGAGTATGGCACCACCACCAGCACTGCTGAAGTATACGATGCTTCCTACCTGAAACTGAAATCCATCACCATCACTTACCAGCTGCCGGCACCGGCTGCAAACAAAATGCATGTCCGTGATGCGTCCGTGTATGCCTCCGCTACCAACCTGTTCACCATCACCAAATATCCCGGTCCGGATCCGGAGGTGAGCAATAATCCCTACAGCCTGATCAACGGCAGCAGTGATGTCAGCACTTTTCCGACGGTGAAGCAGTTTAACGTAGGCCTGCGTTTCGGATTTTAA